A DNA window from Helianthus annuus cultivar XRQ/B chromosome 15, HanXRQr2.0-SUNRISE, whole genome shotgun sequence contains the following coding sequences:
- the LOC110882667 gene encoding transcription initiation factor TFIID subunit 11-like, with protein sequence MEIPRPDGSKKVDETQNAFAALKANMKESMEIKGSKRFEQEKKVLMEKEEQGTSEPKEEQEISKPKRRKPTRKVSQPKTTPSKTTKHTPQTPKSYSRQTSKPTDVKTPVVSAVVAVSTAVSQTPTTSITTTKPTNTPPTSPKHKRRRVTNIILEDDTSPTPTSTQPLSLVTIPNPVPLSSAQVLNSNTTIVPVEYNTHWIFQQSGRR encoded by the exons ATGGAAATCCCAaggccagatggttccaaaaaggttgatgagactcAAAATGCATTTGCTGCATTAAAAGCAAACATGAAAGAGTCAATGGAAATAAAAGGGTCTAAAAGGTTTGAGCAAgagaagaaagttttgatggAAAAGGAAGAGCAGGGTACTTCTGAACCCAAGGAAGAGCAGGAAATTTCTAAACCAAAAAGAAgaaagcctactagaaaagtaagccAACCCAAAACCACACCTTCAAAAACCACAAAACATACTCCTCAAACCCCCAAAAGTTACTCTCGTCAAacctccaaaccaacagatgttaagaCACCTGTTGTATCAGCAGTTGTTG ctgtttcaacagctgttagtcagacACCTACCACCTCAATCACCACCACTAAACCCACAAATACTCCACCAACTTCTCCAAAGCACAAAAGGAGAAGGGTAACAAACATTATACTGGAAGATGACACTTCCCCAACTCCAACATCTACACAACCACTGTCCCTTGTCACCATTCCAAACCCTGTTCCATTATCTTCAGCACAAGTTCTAAATTCAAATACTACTATTGTTCCTGTGGAGTACAATACCCATTGGATCTTCCAGCAGTCAGGGAGGAGATAA